The following proteins come from a genomic window of Misgurnus anguillicaudatus chromosome 10, ASM2758022v2, whole genome shotgun sequence:
- the dyrk1b gene encoding dual specificity tyrosine-phosphorylation-regulated kinase 1B isoform X2, producing MVITSSVEEKPQPSNRMVANLATESWIGSPDQNRFLPQSHLLRKPAKSGSSSGCKPPSSTLCQPAALGFSPAEPTMSSQHSHPSFSNIHSMADQQQVLSDMTILQRRIPPSFRDPASAPLRKLSVDLIKTYKHINEVYYTKKKRRAQQVPPEDSSTKKERKVYNDGYDDDNYDYIVKNGEKWLDRYEIDSLIGKGSFGQVVKAYDHHEQEWVAIKIIKNKKAFLNQAQIELRLLELMNKHDTEMKYYIVHLKRHFMFRNHLCLVFELLSYNLYDLLRNTNFRGVSLNLTRKFAQQLCTALLFLATPELSIIHCDLKPENILLCNPKRSAIKIVDFGSSCQLGQRIYQYIQSRFYRSPEVLLGMPYDLAIDMWSLGCILVEMHTGEPLFSGSNEVDQMNKIVEVLGVPPNHMLDQAPKARKYFDKLSDGLWTVKKNKDIKKEYKPPATRRLHEILGVETGGPGGRRAGEQGHAPCDYLKFKDLILRMLDYDPKTRITPFYALQHNFFKKTTDEGTNTSSSTSTSPAMDHSHSTSTTSSVSSSGGSSGSSNDNRNYRYSNRYYNSAVTHTDYEMQSPQAPSQQQLRIWPGGDSSMGQLSNSSSDSSYTQLMLHKPAATQHSRHFLGNIGGMMEPHHPHPIYGSHHSNGRQLRQQQQQNQPQGQTSQGQQGQALMPVSSPQMQDSIELSLTHHHHLGQSSIMPPPSSLDSSQYGSSNLHLGLSAFRTRTVMAPQQPPSASQPQAPASQDSMVAASGLGYIPPCYAGSNNNNNPAQGSVGVGGMLTGGPPPRGVGGAGGRPDSEESAMMAVCGSGSGSGQSAANS from the exons ATGGTGATCACTTCGTCTGTGGAGGAGAAGCCGCAGCCTTCTAACAGAATGGTCGCAAACTTGGCGACCGAATCCTGGATTGGCAGCCCAGATCAAAATCGCTTCCTACCCCAGTCACACCTGCTACGAAAGCCGGCAAAAA GTGGAAGCAGCTCAGGATGCAAGCCCCCCTCCTCTACCCTCTGCCAGCCTGCCGCCTTGGGCTTCTCCCCCGCTGAGCCAACCATGTCGAGCCAGCACAGCCACCCCTCCTTTAGTAACATCCACTCCATGGCCGACCAGCAGCAG GTGCTGTCAGATATGACCATCCTGCAGAGGAGGATTCCACCCAGTTTTCGAGATCCCGCCAGCGCCCCGCTACGAAAACTTTCTGTCGATCTCATCAAGACATACAAGCACATCAATGAG GTGTATTACACAAAGAAGAAAAGGCGAGCCCAGCAGGTTCCCCCTGAGGACTCCAGCACCAAAAAAGAGCGCAAGGTGTACAACGATGGCTACGACGACGACAACTATGATTACATTGTGAAAAACGGGGAGAAGTGGCTGGACCGCTACGAGATCGACTCGCTTATTGGAAAGGGCTCCTTCGGACAG GTGGTGAAAGCTTATGACCACCACGAGCAGGAGTGGGTGGCCATCAAGATCATCAAGAACAAGAAAGCCTTCCTGAACCAGGCCCAGATCGAGCTGCGGCTTCTTGAGCTCATGAACAAACACGACACTGAGATGAAGTACTACATAG TCCACTTAAAGAGGCACTTCATGTTTCGTAACCACCTGTGCCTGGTATTCGAGCTCCTCTCCTACAACCTGTACGACCTCCTGCGCAACACCAACTTCCGCGGCGTCTCGCTCAACCTGACGCGCAAGTTCGCTCAGCAGCTGTGCACGGCGTTGCTCTTCCTGGCCACGCCCGAGCTCAGCATCATCCACTGCGACCTCAAGCCCGAGAATATCCTCCTGTGCAACCCCAAGCGCAGTGCCATCAAGATTGTGGACTTTGGCAGTTCCTGTCAGCTAGGACAAAGG ATTTACCAGTACATCCAGAGTCGGTTTTACCGTTCGCCCGAGGTGTTGCTGGGCATGCCCTATGACCTGGCTATAGACATGTGGTCCCTGGGCTGTATCCTGGTCGAGATGCACACAGGCGAGCCACTCTTCAGTGGCTCCAATGAG gtggACCAGATGAATAAAATAGTGGAGGTGCTAGGGGTCCCTCCTAACCATATGCTGGATCAGGCCCCTAAAGCACGCAAGTACTTCGACAAGCTGTCCGACGGCCTCTGGACCGTCAAGAAGAACAAGGATATTAAGAAG GAATATAAACCACCTGCCACACGACGACTGCACGAGATCCTGGGGGTGGAGACGGGCGGTCCAGGGGGGAGACGGGCTGGAGAACAGGGCCACGCGCCCTGCGACTACCTGAAGTTTAAGGACCTGATCCTGCGCATGCTGGACTATGACCCTAAGACACGCATCACGCCCTTTTATGCGCTGCAGCACAACTTCTTCAAGAAGACGACGGACGAGGGCACCAACACCAGCAGCTCCACCTCCACCAGCCCTGCCATGGACCACAGCCACTCCACCTCCACCACGAGCTCGGTCTCCAGTTCTG GTGGATCCAGCGGTTCTTCCAATGACAACCGAAATTACCGGTACAGCAACCGGTACTACAACAGCGCAGTCACACACACGGACTATGAGATGCAGAGCCCACAG GCTCCATCTCAACAGCAGTTGCGCATCTGGCCCGGAGGTGACAGCAGCATGGGTCAGCTGTCCAACAGCAGCAGCGATTCATCTTACACCCAACTGATGTTGCACAAGCCGGCGGCCACGCAGCACTCGCGCCACTTCCTGGGCAACATCGGGGGCATGATGGAGCCACACCATCCCCACCCCATCTACGGCAGTCACCACAGCAACGGCAGACAGCTCCGGCAACAGCAGCAGCAGAACCAGCCGCAGGGCCAGACCTCGCAGGGCCAGCAGGGCCAGGCGCTGATGCCTGTCTCTTCCCCGCAGATGCAGGACAGCATCGAGCTCAGCCTCACCCACCACCACCATCTGGGTCAGTCTTCCATCATGCCACCCCCGTCGAGCTTGGACTCCAGTCAGTACGGCTCCTCCAACCTCCACTTGGGCCTCTCTGCCTTTCGGACTAGGACAGTCATGGCCCCCCAGCAGCCCCCCTCCGCTTCCCAGCCACAGGCCCCAGCCTCCCAGGACAGCATGGTCGCTGCCTCCGGTTTGGGATACATCCCTCCGTGCTACGCCggcagcaacaacaataacaaccCGGCCCAGGGAAGCGTAGGAGTAGGGGGCATGCTTACTGGGGGGCCTCCGCCCAGAGGAGTCGGGGGAGCTGGGGGGCGGCCGGATTCAGAGGAATCCGCCATGATGGCAGTGTGCGGTAGTGGGAGTGGGAGCGGTCAGAGTGCAGCCAACTCTTGA
- the dyrk1b gene encoding dual specificity tyrosine-phosphorylation-regulated kinase 1B isoform X3, whose product MSSQHSHPSFSNIHSMADQQQVLSDMTILQRRIPPSFRDPASAPLRKLSVDLIKTYKHINEVYYTKKKRRAQQVPPEDSSTKKERKVYNDGYDDDNYDYIVKNGEKWLDRYEIDSLIGKGSFGQVVKAYDHHEQEWVAIKIIKNKKAFLNQAQIELRLLELMNKHDTEMKYYIVHLKRHFMFRNHLCLVFELLSYNLYDLLRNTNFRGVSLNLTRKFAQQLCTALLFLATPELSIIHCDLKPENILLCNPKRSAIKIVDFGSSCQLGQRIYQYIQSRFYRSPEVLLGMPYDLAIDMWSLGCILVEMHTGEPLFSGSNEVDQMNKIVEVLGVPPNHMLDQAPKARKYFDKLSDGLWTVKKNKDIKKVLYPSASEYKPPATRRLHEILGVETGGPGGRRAGEQGHAPCDYLKFKDLILRMLDYDPKTRITPFYALQHNFFKKTTDEGTNTSSSTSTSPAMDHSHSTSTTSSVSSSGGSSGSSNDNRNYRYSNRYYNSAVTHTDYEMQSPQAPSQQQLRIWPGGDSSMGQLSNSSSDSSYTQLMLHKPAATQHSRHFLGNIGGMMEPHHPHPIYGSHHSNGRQLRQQQQQNQPQGQTSQGQQGQALMPVSSPQMQDSIELSLTHHHHLGQSSIMPPPSSLDSSQYGSSNLHLGLSAFRTRTVMAPQQPPSASQPQAPASQDSMVAASGLGYIPPCYAGSNNNNNPAQGSVGVGGMLTGGPPPRGVGGAGGRPDSEESAMMAVCGSGSGSGQSAANS is encoded by the exons ATGTCGAGCCAGCACAGCCACCCCTCCTTTAGTAACATCCACTCCATGGCCGACCAGCAGCAG GTGCTGTCAGATATGACCATCCTGCAGAGGAGGATTCCACCCAGTTTTCGAGATCCCGCCAGCGCCCCGCTACGAAAACTTTCTGTCGATCTCATCAAGACATACAAGCACATCAATGAG GTGTATTACACAAAGAAGAAAAGGCGAGCCCAGCAGGTTCCCCCTGAGGACTCCAGCACCAAAAAAGAGCGCAAGGTGTACAACGATGGCTACGACGACGACAACTATGATTACATTGTGAAAAACGGGGAGAAGTGGCTGGACCGCTACGAGATCGACTCGCTTATTGGAAAGGGCTCCTTCGGACAG GTGGTGAAAGCTTATGACCACCACGAGCAGGAGTGGGTGGCCATCAAGATCATCAAGAACAAGAAAGCCTTCCTGAACCAGGCCCAGATCGAGCTGCGGCTTCTTGAGCTCATGAACAAACACGACACTGAGATGAAGTACTACATAG TCCACTTAAAGAGGCACTTCATGTTTCGTAACCACCTGTGCCTGGTATTCGAGCTCCTCTCCTACAACCTGTACGACCTCCTGCGCAACACCAACTTCCGCGGCGTCTCGCTCAACCTGACGCGCAAGTTCGCTCAGCAGCTGTGCACGGCGTTGCTCTTCCTGGCCACGCCCGAGCTCAGCATCATCCACTGCGACCTCAAGCCCGAGAATATCCTCCTGTGCAACCCCAAGCGCAGTGCCATCAAGATTGTGGACTTTGGCAGTTCCTGTCAGCTAGGACAAAGG ATTTACCAGTACATCCAGAGTCGGTTTTACCGTTCGCCCGAGGTGTTGCTGGGCATGCCCTATGACCTGGCTATAGACATGTGGTCCCTGGGCTGTATCCTGGTCGAGATGCACACAGGCGAGCCACTCTTCAGTGGCTCCAATGAG gtggACCAGATGAATAAAATAGTGGAGGTGCTAGGGGTCCCTCCTAACCATATGCTGGATCAGGCCCCTAAAGCACGCAAGTACTTCGACAAGCTGTCCGACGGCCTCTGGACCGTCAAGAAGAACAAGGATATTAAGAAGGTACTTTATCCTTCAGCCTCC GAATATAAACCACCTGCCACACGACGACTGCACGAGATCCTGGGGGTGGAGACGGGCGGTCCAGGGGGGAGACGGGCTGGAGAACAGGGCCACGCGCCCTGCGACTACCTGAAGTTTAAGGACCTGATCCTGCGCATGCTGGACTATGACCCTAAGACACGCATCACGCCCTTTTATGCGCTGCAGCACAACTTCTTCAAGAAGACGACGGACGAGGGCACCAACACCAGCAGCTCCACCTCCACCAGCCCTGCCATGGACCACAGCCACTCCACCTCCACCACGAGCTCGGTCTCCAGTTCTG GTGGATCCAGCGGTTCTTCCAATGACAACCGAAATTACCGGTACAGCAACCGGTACTACAACAGCGCAGTCACACACACGGACTATGAGATGCAGAGCCCACAG GCTCCATCTCAACAGCAGTTGCGCATCTGGCCCGGAGGTGACAGCAGCATGGGTCAGCTGTCCAACAGCAGCAGCGATTCATCTTACACCCAACTGATGTTGCACAAGCCGGCGGCCACGCAGCACTCGCGCCACTTCCTGGGCAACATCGGGGGCATGATGGAGCCACACCATCCCCACCCCATCTACGGCAGTCACCACAGCAACGGCAGACAGCTCCGGCAACAGCAGCAGCAGAACCAGCCGCAGGGCCAGACCTCGCAGGGCCAGCAGGGCCAGGCGCTGATGCCTGTCTCTTCCCCGCAGATGCAGGACAGCATCGAGCTCAGCCTCACCCACCACCACCATCTGGGTCAGTCTTCCATCATGCCACCCCCGTCGAGCTTGGACTCCAGTCAGTACGGCTCCTCCAACCTCCACTTGGGCCTCTCTGCCTTTCGGACTAGGACAGTCATGGCCCCCCAGCAGCCCCCCTCCGCTTCCCAGCCACAGGCCCCAGCCTCCCAGGACAGCATGGTCGCTGCCTCCGGTTTGGGATACATCCCTCCGTGCTACGCCggcagcaacaacaataacaaccCGGCCCAGGGAAGCGTAGGAGTAGGGGGCATGCTTACTGGGGGGCCTCCGCCCAGAGGAGTCGGGGGAGCTGGGGGGCGGCCGGATTCAGAGGAATCCGCCATGATGGCAGTGTGCGGTAGTGGGAGTGGGAGCGGTCAGAGTGCAGCCAACTCTTGA
- the dyrk1b gene encoding dual specificity tyrosine-phosphorylation-regulated kinase 1B isoform X1 gives MVITSSVEEKPQPSNRMVANLATESWIGSPDQNRFLPQSHLLRKPAKSGSSSGCKPPSSTLCQPAALGFSPAEPTMSSQHSHPSFSNIHSMADQQQVLSDMTILQRRIPPSFRDPASAPLRKLSVDLIKTYKHINEVYYTKKKRRAQQVPPEDSSTKKERKVYNDGYDDDNYDYIVKNGEKWLDRYEIDSLIGKGSFGQVVKAYDHHEQEWVAIKIIKNKKAFLNQAQIELRLLELMNKHDTEMKYYIVHLKRHFMFRNHLCLVFELLSYNLYDLLRNTNFRGVSLNLTRKFAQQLCTALLFLATPELSIIHCDLKPENILLCNPKRSAIKIVDFGSSCQLGQRIYQYIQSRFYRSPEVLLGMPYDLAIDMWSLGCILVEMHTGEPLFSGSNEVDQMNKIVEVLGVPPNHMLDQAPKARKYFDKLSDGLWTVKKNKDIKKVLYPSASEYKPPATRRLHEILGVETGGPGGRRAGEQGHAPCDYLKFKDLILRMLDYDPKTRITPFYALQHNFFKKTTDEGTNTSSSTSTSPAMDHSHSTSTTSSVSSSGGSSGSSNDNRNYRYSNRYYNSAVTHTDYEMQSPQAPSQQQLRIWPGGDSSMGQLSNSSSDSSYTQLMLHKPAATQHSRHFLGNIGGMMEPHHPHPIYGSHHSNGRQLRQQQQQNQPQGQTSQGQQGQALMPVSSPQMQDSIELSLTHHHHLGQSSIMPPPSSLDSSQYGSSNLHLGLSAFRTRTVMAPQQPPSASQPQAPASQDSMVAASGLGYIPPCYAGSNNNNNPAQGSVGVGGMLTGGPPPRGVGGAGGRPDSEESAMMAVCGSGSGSGQSAANS, from the exons ATGGTGATCACTTCGTCTGTGGAGGAGAAGCCGCAGCCTTCTAACAGAATGGTCGCAAACTTGGCGACCGAATCCTGGATTGGCAGCCCAGATCAAAATCGCTTCCTACCCCAGTCACACCTGCTACGAAAGCCGGCAAAAA GTGGAAGCAGCTCAGGATGCAAGCCCCCCTCCTCTACCCTCTGCCAGCCTGCCGCCTTGGGCTTCTCCCCCGCTGAGCCAACCATGTCGAGCCAGCACAGCCACCCCTCCTTTAGTAACATCCACTCCATGGCCGACCAGCAGCAG GTGCTGTCAGATATGACCATCCTGCAGAGGAGGATTCCACCCAGTTTTCGAGATCCCGCCAGCGCCCCGCTACGAAAACTTTCTGTCGATCTCATCAAGACATACAAGCACATCAATGAG GTGTATTACACAAAGAAGAAAAGGCGAGCCCAGCAGGTTCCCCCTGAGGACTCCAGCACCAAAAAAGAGCGCAAGGTGTACAACGATGGCTACGACGACGACAACTATGATTACATTGTGAAAAACGGGGAGAAGTGGCTGGACCGCTACGAGATCGACTCGCTTATTGGAAAGGGCTCCTTCGGACAG GTGGTGAAAGCTTATGACCACCACGAGCAGGAGTGGGTGGCCATCAAGATCATCAAGAACAAGAAAGCCTTCCTGAACCAGGCCCAGATCGAGCTGCGGCTTCTTGAGCTCATGAACAAACACGACACTGAGATGAAGTACTACATAG TCCACTTAAAGAGGCACTTCATGTTTCGTAACCACCTGTGCCTGGTATTCGAGCTCCTCTCCTACAACCTGTACGACCTCCTGCGCAACACCAACTTCCGCGGCGTCTCGCTCAACCTGACGCGCAAGTTCGCTCAGCAGCTGTGCACGGCGTTGCTCTTCCTGGCCACGCCCGAGCTCAGCATCATCCACTGCGACCTCAAGCCCGAGAATATCCTCCTGTGCAACCCCAAGCGCAGTGCCATCAAGATTGTGGACTTTGGCAGTTCCTGTCAGCTAGGACAAAGG ATTTACCAGTACATCCAGAGTCGGTTTTACCGTTCGCCCGAGGTGTTGCTGGGCATGCCCTATGACCTGGCTATAGACATGTGGTCCCTGGGCTGTATCCTGGTCGAGATGCACACAGGCGAGCCACTCTTCAGTGGCTCCAATGAG gtggACCAGATGAATAAAATAGTGGAGGTGCTAGGGGTCCCTCCTAACCATATGCTGGATCAGGCCCCTAAAGCACGCAAGTACTTCGACAAGCTGTCCGACGGCCTCTGGACCGTCAAGAAGAACAAGGATATTAAGAAGGTACTTTATCCTTCAGCCTCC GAATATAAACCACCTGCCACACGACGACTGCACGAGATCCTGGGGGTGGAGACGGGCGGTCCAGGGGGGAGACGGGCTGGAGAACAGGGCCACGCGCCCTGCGACTACCTGAAGTTTAAGGACCTGATCCTGCGCATGCTGGACTATGACCCTAAGACACGCATCACGCCCTTTTATGCGCTGCAGCACAACTTCTTCAAGAAGACGACGGACGAGGGCACCAACACCAGCAGCTCCACCTCCACCAGCCCTGCCATGGACCACAGCCACTCCACCTCCACCACGAGCTCGGTCTCCAGTTCTG GTGGATCCAGCGGTTCTTCCAATGACAACCGAAATTACCGGTACAGCAACCGGTACTACAACAGCGCAGTCACACACACGGACTATGAGATGCAGAGCCCACAG GCTCCATCTCAACAGCAGTTGCGCATCTGGCCCGGAGGTGACAGCAGCATGGGTCAGCTGTCCAACAGCAGCAGCGATTCATCTTACACCCAACTGATGTTGCACAAGCCGGCGGCCACGCAGCACTCGCGCCACTTCCTGGGCAACATCGGGGGCATGATGGAGCCACACCATCCCCACCCCATCTACGGCAGTCACCACAGCAACGGCAGACAGCTCCGGCAACAGCAGCAGCAGAACCAGCCGCAGGGCCAGACCTCGCAGGGCCAGCAGGGCCAGGCGCTGATGCCTGTCTCTTCCCCGCAGATGCAGGACAGCATCGAGCTCAGCCTCACCCACCACCACCATCTGGGTCAGTCTTCCATCATGCCACCCCCGTCGAGCTTGGACTCCAGTCAGTACGGCTCCTCCAACCTCCACTTGGGCCTCTCTGCCTTTCGGACTAGGACAGTCATGGCCCCCCAGCAGCCCCCCTCCGCTTCCCAGCCACAGGCCCCAGCCTCCCAGGACAGCATGGTCGCTGCCTCCGGTTTGGGATACATCCCTCCGTGCTACGCCggcagcaacaacaataacaaccCGGCCCAGGGAAGCGTAGGAGTAGGGGGCATGCTTACTGGGGGGCCTCCGCCCAGAGGAGTCGGGGGAGCTGGGGGGCGGCCGGATTCAGAGGAATCCGCCATGATGGCAGTGTGCGGTAGTGGGAGTGGGAGCGGTCAGAGTGCAGCCAACTCTTGA